A genomic region of Phycisphaerales bacterium AB-hyl4 contains the following coding sequences:
- a CDS encoding prepilin-type N-terminal cleavage/methylation domain-containing protein, translating to MSNRRGFTLIELLVVISIIALLIAILLPALSAARQTARTVQCLSNLRQIGMAFHTYAGDWRERFPGYQWYHPRRSGWHDGLPRGDRIPAYLGDSNWSHEENAWPLNCPDVPFDIVIQPGMQGGTYGYNGWWYRSTPDTPGTGVRGGSAPPYDDDWTRSRGGTHIDEADDPSNTLIAADAVQWSITNGPHYGGSDVSRHGFAFENTAYDDTRVVASVFTDGNGRLERGPWEGSYAPTNQFNLREKVLWLKR from the coding sequence ATGTCAAATCGACGCGGATTCACACTCATTGAGCTTCTGGTCGTCATCAGCATTATCGCATTGCTGATCGCCATCCTGTTGCCGGCCCTTTCCGCAGCGCGGCAAACGGCCCGCACGGTCCAGTGCCTGTCCAACCTGCGACAGATCGGCATGGCGTTTCATACGTATGCCGGGGACTGGCGCGAGCGGTTTCCCGGTTATCAGTGGTACCATCCACGGCGAAGTGGCTGGCACGATGGGCTCCCGCGAGGGGACCGTATCCCGGCGTACCTGGGCGATAGCAACTGGAGCCATGAGGAGAATGCGTGGCCACTGAATTGTCCGGATGTGCCATTCGACATCGTGATTCAACCCGGTATGCAAGGCGGGACATACGGCTACAACGGGTGGTGGTACCGCAGCACGCCGGACACACCCGGCACCGGAGTCCGGGGCGGCAGCGCCCCCCCCTATGACGATGATTGGACCAGAAGCCGAGGTGGTACCCATATCGACGAAGCGGACGATCCGTCCAATACCTTGATTGCTGCTGATGCCGTTCAGTGGAGTATCACGAATGGGCCGCACTACGGTGGCAGTGACGTCTCAAGGCATGGCTTTGCATTCGAAAATACGGCATACGATGACACCCGGGTGGTCGCAAGTGTGTTCACCGATGGTAATGGTCGGTTGGAACGCGGGCCTTGGGAGGGCTCATATGCACCGACCAATCAATTCAACCTTCGGGAGAAGGTGCTCTGGCTAAAGCGATAG
- a CDS encoding ATP-grasp domain-containing protein, with product MPTPLIILGQNPRAAAGSARLAGYEPWVVTTRPTVDLPDIATVRHCPAERYPAAVLGMIDDAPVAAPILLAGDMENYLDVVQAVSFEHKLLGCTVDAMRHIRDPLTLPSLPAIEGIRSCHTRTRASLAQRLARLVFGAWGGRKYLLKPRRSYLGHGIQWWTPGAAGQRIGHDRYLQQYIRGTPYTAVFFADGWSARLLGVTEILVGEPAFHAQGFQVVGQLGPVQLAEQARTALSHLSVQLTQRFDMRGLFGVDLIMDHRGTLWPVEVNPRYVDAIELLERASNVPLLAPTGPGPLPAAPRTLGRATLFASHDLAGPPDLDSLPSDQVADRPLPNKPIAAGEPVVTLFAAGASRDACERQLRERATALAATC from the coding sequence ATGCCCACCCCGCTCATCATTCTTGGCCAGAACCCTCGCGCCGCTGCCGGTTCGGCGAGACTCGCCGGCTATGAGCCGTGGGTTGTGACCACCCGCCCCACGGTCGACCTTCCCGACATCGCCACCGTCCGCCACTGCCCGGCCGAGCGTTATCCCGCCGCAGTCCTGGGCATGATCGACGATGCGCCCGTGGCCGCGCCGATCCTGCTTGCCGGCGATATGGAGAATTACCTCGACGTCGTGCAGGCCGTCAGCTTCGAGCACAAACTGCTCGGCTGTACGGTCGACGCGATGCGTCACATTCGCGACCCGCTCACCCTGCCCTCGCTGCCAGCGATTGAGGGCATACGATCCTGCCACACACGCACGCGCGCCTCGCTGGCTCAACGGCTCGCCCGGCTGGTCTTCGGCGCATGGGGCGGGCGGAAGTATCTGCTTAAACCGCGCCGCTCTTATCTTGGCCACGGCATCCAGTGGTGGACGCCCGGCGCAGCCGGTCAGCGGATCGGCCACGACCGCTACCTTCAGCAGTACATCCGCGGCACGCCTTATACCGCCGTCTTCTTCGCGGACGGCTGGTCGGCCAGGCTGCTGGGCGTCACCGAGATTCTCGTCGGCGAACCTGCCTTCCATGCCCAGGGCTTCCAGGTCGTCGGCCAACTCGGCCCCGTTCAACTCGCTGAACAGGCCCGCACGGCGTTATCGCACCTCAGCGTCCAACTCACGCAACGCTTCGACATGCGCGGGCTCTTCGGTGTCGATCTGATCATGGACCATCGCGGAACGCTGTGGCCCGTTGAAGTGAACCCGCGCTACGTCGACGCCATCGAATTGCTCGAACGAGCCAGCAACGTGCCACTGCTGGCGCCGACTGGGCCCGGACCGTTGCCGGCCGCGCCGCGAACCCTCGGCCGAGCGACGCTGTTCGCGTCACACGATCTCGCCGGCCCGCCCGACCTCGACAGTCTGCCATCGGATCAGGTCGCCGATCGACCGCTGCCCAACAAGCCGATCGCCGCCGGTGAGCCGGTCGTCACACTTTTCGCAGCCGGCGCTTCGCGCGACGCCTGCGAACGCCAGCTTCGCGAACGTGCCACGGCGCTGGCAGCGACCTGTTAA
- a CDS encoding LacI family DNA-binding transcriptional regulator → MATVEDICRLTGKSRATVSRVLRNDQQYRVRPAVRQQVLKAAAQVGYEPNHLARSLATGKSFCIGVVQGQAEKSFGSPFFAPTLLEMANVALERGYHLALLPVEVGEVGESQVLKAIHRRRIDGFYLSTRIFGQQTLDELIRRKIPAVTTDPPTELGASDKLSVVLRDDRSGYVQLAQELRRRGHRQVGYVTGGYLTRDPVRGNRLAVFRQAMAEQDIEVPEHRVLCYEPRTDGAIAEISEACRAMRANMDRFAGCTVMVGASDAVAFGVADALRERGIEPGRDVALAGFDDLESSPNFPTREPFLTTIDPQRRLRGRKVAELLVEAMENPAFEPTTFAVPTKLIVRRSMIDASACCWKPSH, encoded by the coding sequence ATGGCGACGGTTGAAGACATCTGCCGACTGACGGGTAAAAGCCGGGCGACGGTGTCGCGGGTGCTGCGTAATGATCAGCAGTACCGCGTCCGACCGGCGGTTCGGCAGCAGGTGCTCAAGGCCGCGGCGCAGGTTGGTTATGAGCCCAATCATTTGGCTCGGTCGCTGGCGACGGGCAAGAGCTTTTGCATCGGGGTGGTGCAGGGGCAGGCCGAAAAGAGCTTCGGGTCGCCGTTTTTCGCTCCCACACTGCTGGAAATGGCCAACGTCGCGCTGGAGCGAGGGTACCACCTGGCGTTGCTGCCGGTGGAAGTGGGCGAGGTGGGGGAATCGCAGGTGCTCAAGGCCATTCATCGCCGTCGCATTGACGGGTTTTACCTCAGCACGCGGATCTTCGGTCAGCAGACTTTGGATGAACTGATTCGGCGCAAGATACCGGCGGTCACGACCGATCCACCGACCGAACTGGGCGCGTCGGACAAGCTCAGTGTGGTTTTGCGTGACGATCGGTCGGGCTACGTCCAGTTGGCGCAGGAACTCAGACGGCGCGGTCACAGGCAGGTCGGCTATGTCACGGGGGGCTACCTGACGCGCGATCCAGTGCGGGGCAACCGCCTGGCGGTGTTTCGCCAGGCGATGGCTGAGCAGGACATCGAGGTGCCCGAGCATCGGGTGTTGTGTTACGAACCTCGCACGGATGGTGCGATTGCGGAAATCAGCGAGGCATGCCGGGCGATGCGGGCGAACATGGACCGTTTTGCCGGCTGCACCGTGATGGTGGGCGCTAGCGACGCGGTGGCGTTCGGTGTCGCCGACGCACTGCGTGAGCGGGGCATCGAGCCGGGGCGCGACGTGGCGTTGGCGGGCTTCGACGATCTGGAGTCGAGCCCGAACTTCCCCACGCGCGAGCCATTTCTCACGACGATCGACCCGCAGCGTCGCCTGCGTGGGCGCAAGGTTGCGGAGCTGCTGGTCGAGGCGATGGAGAATCCTGCGTTTGAACCTACGACGTTTGCCGTGCCGACGAAGCTGATCGTTCGGCGGAGCATGATCGACGCGTCGGCGTGCTGTTGGAAGCCGAGTCATTGA